Genomic segment of Citrus sinensis cultivar Valencia sweet orange chromosome 7, DVS_A1.0, whole genome shotgun sequence:
aaatttaaccAGAAGCTTAGTATTTCCCAATAAGCTCGGTAGTCGCTGATGGTATGATGCGTAAAATCAAACATAGAACATAACATTAAACACCAATCTATCTATTAACATGTTATCATTCACATGTGATAGCAAATAGTGGTTTGGTAATAATTGGAATTCCAAGTGAACAACACATGATCTGGTGTGAATGAAGATAATAATTGATGGTACGTGAAAATAACCCAATATAGTGACTTAGCTAAAGATGCCATTTTCAGACCCACAAACAAAAAgccaatttcttcttcttcttcttcaaactgGCCGATGATAATCTTATATCAATAGGTGACCGTGATTGTGACTATAATAATGTTTATTAATGTATAATCTTCGTACCCAACACAAGACCAATGAACCGTCTATCTTatcacaagaaacaaaaagttaaattaatctTATCCCAAGCGTTTACAAGTTCAATGAGTTTTAACACTCATATTAAGctcattaataaattatcaagcCACTGGGGTTGATACGATCTCTATAGTGGTTAAATAGTAATGAGCTGCCATCTTGTActcaaaattgataaatagtTGAAAAacacaatttattattatgccATCGTCTTTCagtaaaaatcaaatcttCAAAACATCAATTTCGGCTCTGTCAGGAGTCCGCACAtgaagccaaaaaaaaatcttaataatGAGATATAAGTACAAGCCACGGCTTGTCCGCATTCTTATCTTTCGACATCGAGCAGTtcataattatcaaatttatgttttatatatatatatttttaatttactgcaTAAGTGAAAATCCCAAATGGATACCAGCTGCATGCGATGTAATGGAACAATTGTTAAATGATGATAAGAGGGATGGCTTTTTGTTTGctctgtttttgtttttaccatcatttctttgttttttttttttttttttttctattaccAAACATTATTGAATTTTCCTTGTTGGCAAGTCGTTTTGTGATCGAGTAATGACCATCTCCTTGTCTCACTCTTGAGATTTAGGTCCTCTCGTATGTATTGagaagattatttttattttaatatttgtaaaagtATATATGTGTTATTGTTACatttaaatatctaaattaaattgaactatcactaaataaaattaagagtcttcgatagatttttttattgtgaatattaaTACATTGCAAGCtgataaaaattgtttatcatGATCGAGAACCTAATTTTAGgccaatttgataaattttcttaCTCTCTTTCTCCTCCCATCGAAGCACTATTGCTGGCTCaataattctaaataattGACACTTTGTGAACAAGTAGGCACAATTTCATTTCACTAGcattaaagtgaaaaatccTGTTAAGTCGTTTtctaatttatctattaaaaagACCTGACACGTGTCGATCATCTTTTCGTCGAAACATTCAGCAAAGCTAAACTACAGTAATGTCCACTTCAGTCACTCCCTAAGCTTAATTCTCGACCGTCAATTCCCCCgcaataacaaaataaacaaatgaggCCGCTGGGTCCCAATATAAACAGGCAATCGACGTGTCGTTTGATCAGAGGCCGTGGCCGCTTTACAAGTGAATGTCTCACCTCGTGGGCTTACATGCCATAGACGGTAATCATGAGCTCTCTGCCAGCCCGTTTGATTCTTATCATCAACTAAAGTCAACGGCGGAGATTTCATCACGCCCAGTTTCTTCATTCTTCTGTGAAAGCACTCTCCAACAATACTTTGCAGCTCCAAACAGAGGAGTTTGTTCCTCTGCTTATTTACCTAAAGGAAAGCACTTTCTCAAAaagcgttttttttttctcagtcTACTACATTCAGCAAACATGCTGCTAAGAAGCTCGTCAACGCCAATATTGCACTCATGGCTACCCCAGTATAGCAAAGACTcagcatcatcatcatcatcaaattcatcaCCAGAGCCAGAGCTTCAGGTTCTCCAAAGAACAAGATCAGTTTCATTATCcgatgatcatcatcatcatcagtcaaGAAAGCAGAAGCTTTTAACTACAATTTAccaaaggaaagaaataagGGACTCACAAATGAACAAGAAAGGCAATATCAGAGCTTTAAAGCCACCACCAGCAAGTCATTCTCATGATCATCATCAAGCAAAAGAATCAAGTTCAAGGATTCAAAGACTGTTTTCAAGTTCTGGGTTGGGGGAGAAATTACTGAAgaaggatgatgatgatgaaaaagaAGGCTGTGAAGTTGAAGACGGTGGTGGTAGTTATGTGCAAACAATGGTCATGGGTGGCGGTTTGGGAAATAATGGCGGGAAAATATGCGACGGCCGTGGCGGCGGAGATGCTGGTGGTGGGGGTGGGGGGTCAGGGTTTTCTgggagtaataataattatagtaaTAACAATCATGGGAGTAGTAGCACTGATGCttattatgagaagatgataGAAGCAAATCCTGGAAACGCTTTGTTGCTTGGAAATTATGCCAGGTTCTTGAAAGAGGTAATGTTATTAGTTTTGGggatattgtttttttttaaataaaaagaattttgctGAGATTTTTTGGTTATGAATGGACAGGTCAGAGGAGATTTTGCAAAAGCAGAGGAGTTATGTGGAAGAGCAATTTTGGCTAACCCAAGTGATGGTAATATCTTGTCACTCTATGCGGATCTAATATGGCAAGCTCATAAAGATGCTTCAAGAGCTGAGAGTTACTTTGATCAAGCTGTTAAATCTGCCCCTGATGATTGGTAAGGGATCAAACCCATATGAATGCATGcattgattgaatttgattaaattgtaCCTTTGATTGTTACTTAGACGCTGACTTTGTTACTTATAGTGACTGCATGACAAGTTGTCGAGCTTTTACTTGATAGTTAGTGATTCTAAAAGCCACGGCACGTCAATGCCTAACGGGCAAGTAGTAACTTTATAACTCCATGTAGGTTCTTCGAAGTGGAATTTGATCAGAACAATTTGGGATCTTTTGGAACTTGGGGTGTCTAGATATTCAGAAGTTTGTTTGTGCTTTCCTGTTTGTGATATGGCTTGTTAAATACTCACTGAAGAAGTCTTAtgttgaaaattgaattttttgtgCAGTTATGTGCTTGCATCATATGCTAAATTTCTGTGGGATGCTGGAgaggatgaagaagaagaacaagacaATGAAGAGGGCCAACATCAAACTGATCACAGCCATACGTCACCACCTAATTTCTTCCACGGGGCTTCTCATCATTCTCCTTTAACTGCTGCATCATAAGAAGCATAAAAGAGTTAAAACCAATGATAGCTGCTATGAGTTGTAAGATAGCCAAGCCAACATATTACTAATGTGtagccaacaaaaatattaacataGTTACTTTCTCACTGTAATATCCTAACAATAACTATGCctaaatatgtaaaatgtaGGGAGCGAACCATGTATCATATATGTATCTTTCTATCTTTCTACATGATGAGCCCATGTACCATGTAACTTGCCCTTTTTTCTGTATTATGGACAGACACTTTTCAGGATCTTCATTCTTTccaataattttaagttagAAGTCCAACCATCTCTAAGTCTTAAAATAATCTAGAACAGACGAGGGAGAGTGGGTAAATGAATGGCCAACAGAATCAGTCCTCTCatttctttactttttgtGTCTCAAAATCCTTTGTTACATTCTAACCAATTTATGTGGGTCACtagatttcattttctttcatatacGATAAGAGGATAAGTTGATATGCtctgattattaattattagttatggAGTTGCAGAGACTcctttgtcatttttctttggtGATTATGAGATATATACATGGTGGCCTTGGTGGACAAATGACATCTCTTCccaagttatttttttcataacatcACCAAGAAAGTGATTGGAAGATAGAGATCAAGCTGAGGATCCAAGAACATTTTAGCAGATGAAAAATCTCAATCATTGAACTTAGAATTGGCTTTGGTAGCAGGGAAACAGAACCAATATCAACCATTTGAGATTAGGTGGATGTGAATAGTTTCCAAATTCAATAGATATTTcttcaataaatataattaaaaatacattaaaaatctCTCTTTAGATTAACTAGAATCCTCCATCAGAAGAGCTTGTGAATGGTCTCATTGTGAAAGCGTGGGGACAATTTTCCCGGGGTAATGAagccaaaagcaaaaaatgatTTGTGATGTAATCTggcatattattttatgttatcaCAACTCAATCTGCAAAGACTATCTATGAAagcaacaagaagaaaatctCATACTCGCaaattgagaattttttaatatgctgGTCATAGATATTAAATGttaaagaataataagaatatggaggcaaataacaaataagttttcttaggatttgagacgtgtttgcacactttcctttaaggttttatttgccctcaccaatcttggtttgctatagagttttaatggcaaattacccccaagatatatcaaatcctgaatacaatctctaacaaataagattgtatttccAGAACATATATGAAACCTGCAAAATCTGATATTAATCTAATTGTATATGTTTCCTTTATGAAGAAGATGTTAATTCAAAAGAATGCAACCATTCGAAATGGTACTTCTTCAAAAAactcttttggtttgaatttgcaACGATTAacacttgaaattttcaagcttGTCAACCGTTTCTAGTTGACGcctttctggaaataaacggttaaccgttttctcaataaacggtgagccgttttatTCCAGAATGTCAAATACGTTGCTCTCTGTacataaacggttaaccgttttctcaataaccGGTGAGCCGTTTTCTCTAGAccataaaacatgctctctggatttaaacggttagccgttttctccataaacggtgagccgttttcTCTAGAccataaaacatgctctctggagttaaacggttagccgttttctccatAAACGGTACGCTATTTTACCCAGAACagaaaacatgctctctggacttaaacggttagccgttttctcaataaacggcaaaccgttttcgtccagaatatcaaaccaaaaaacttgaaagatgttacaatctctcttacaaTCCTCActaaattgtaatatttttgagatttattaatgataaacttATACATACAAAAAGGTATCTTTCGATTTTAACCTTTAATTAGTGAGTGTATTTCAAAGCATTTACAAGACAATAGTGTGCTAAGCATTAAACTTTGTCTCTTAAGTAAATACCGGAGATACATCACATATAAGTTATCCCAGATTTCAAAGTTGTGTTCCAATAGTTAGCACTATTCCGGCCTTGTGCTCTATCTTGGATTCATGAACATTTACAAGATTAAAACAGGACATTGTTAGAAACGGCACCATTTCTTATGTTCACTTAGGTGAAGTTTCAAATCATGTCTTTAGCTACTATAAGACTTGAACTTCATTAAGAATAAATACTCAACCTCAACCTCGTAGCTATTTGCACCGAATATCTCGAATGAGATTATTTATTACTCGGTGCCAATCCAGTCACATAACAACAACTTGTTATTACCGATTTAACTATGGAGTAGCGGTGTAACTACTACATAGTTGGGTTACCGTCGTTGGTGACTTTATTGTGTAAAGGTTTCAATCCCATTCCAAAAGATGTATCCTTAACTAAGTCTCTTGAAAGACCTTTTGTTAAAGGATCTGCTAGGTTTTTATTAGTCCTaacataaacaatattaataacaccATCTGCTATTAATTGTTTCACATATTCATGTCTTAAGCTAATATGTCTAGACTTTCCATTATACACTTTATTATAAGCTCTAGACAATGTAGCTTCACTATCGCAGTACAAAGAAATAGATGGCATCGGTTGTGGCCACAACATtatatcaaacaacaaatttctcaGCCATTCTGCTTCTTTGCCTGCAGCTGCAAGTGCTATAAACTCACTTTCCATTGTTGAATGAGTTATGCacgtttgtttctttgaagcCCAAGAAACCGCTCCTCCAGCAATTGTAAAAATCCAACCAGAAGTGGATTTATTATCTCTTGTATTGGTTACCCAACTAGCATATGAATATCCTTCCAATACTTCAGGATaatcattataaaacaaacccaaattAATGGTCCTTTTAAGATAACCAAGTATCCTACCAATTGTTTTCCAGTGTTCAACACTAGGGTTACTCGTGAATCTTGACATTTTACAAACTGCAAATGCTATATCAGGCCTCGTACAATGCATAGCATACATCAAGCTACCAATAGCACTAGCATATTCTAGTTGTGCTACTACTCGGCCTGAATTTTCTAGTAATTTAATACTAGAATCATATGGGGTATtagcttctttaaatttcaaataattaaatttaaaaagcacTTTATCTATATAATGAGATTGACACAACGAGTAACCCCCACTATGTTTATTCACTTTGACACCTAAGATAGTATCTACTTCACTAAGATCTTTCATCTTAAATTATGAAGTTAAATACTTCTTTGTATCATCTACTCCTTGCATATTTGTTCCAAAGATAAGCAAGTCATCAacatacaagcatataatCACACCAAAGTCATtcgtaaatttaaaatatatacatttatcaGCATTATTATGCTTAAAGCCATGAGATAAAATTACCGAATCAAACTTCTCATGCCATTGTTTTGGTGCTTGCTTTAAACCATAAAGAGATTTGACTAACTTGCatacatttttctcatttcctGGCAAAACAAATCCCTCAGGTTGTTCCATatagatttcttcatcaagatcACCATTAAGAAAAGCTgttttaacatccatttgatgcACATATAAATTGTTCAATGAAGCAATTGCAAATAGCACTCTTATAGAAGTTAACCTAGCTACCGAAGCATATGTATCGAAATAATCAATACCATTTCTTTGCTTAAACCCTTTTGCTACTAATCTAGCCTTAAAAGTTTGCAAAGAACCATCACTATTGTACTTtcttctaaatacccatttgctGCTAATTGGTTGAGATCCTGGAGGAAGATCAACCAAGACCCATGTTTGATTCGATATAATCGAATCCATTTCATCACTTACCGCCTCTCTCCAAAAAGAAGCATCTCTAGAAGACATAGCCTCGCTAAATGTCTTTGgatcttttttaatatttaacaacaaTGGTACTTTGTTAAGTACATTCTTTCTATCCCCTTCAACCAAGAAGAGTAGTGCTtgtgatgaaataaaatccggagctaaactcttttctttcttttcacgtTCACTCCTCCTTGGTTCGAAAGATGTCATagactcttttcttttattattgttagtgGAGGTACTAGGAGTATTAACACATGGTTGATCAATACTTGATtctaattcaatattataatcatgttgaaatttattctcaataaattcaacatctctagATTCCACAATCACATTAGAATCTAAATCTAACAACCTATATGCCTTGGAATTTTCAGCGTATCCTACGAAAACACTTTTTATACCTCTAGCACGCAACTTTGATGACTTAGGATCATGTCTTTTATAAAAAGCTAAACAACCCCAGACCCTTAAATACATCAAGTTTggttttcttccttttcaaatttcataaggAGATATATGTGTTTTCAAAGATGTAATTCTGTTATGAATATGACATGCAGTGAGTAATGCTTCCCCCCACAAATTATTTGGTAGTTTTGCATTAAGGATCATGGAATTTATCATATCCGTGAAGATCATATTCTTCCTTTTAGCCaaaccattttgttgaggagtaaaTGGAGCTGATCTTTGGTGAATAATTCCAACTTcttcacaataattattaaattcaattgagaaatattcacCACCTCTATCACTACGaaccattttgattttcttatttttttggttctcaacttcagctttgaaaattttaaatttattaaaagcttcattttttgttctaaGTAAATACACATAAGTGTATCTAGAACAATCATCAATAGAAGTGATAAAGTATCTTTTACCTCCTCTTGTTAAAATGTCATTATACTCACAAATATCGGTATGTATcaaatctaatatttgagtattTCGTTCAATTTTAGGAAAATGTTTCTTAGTTAATTTAGCTTGGATGCAGATTTCACACTTATGACCTTTAACATCATTGCAATTAATCAAACCATGCTTAGACATGTATTTCAAAGATCTAAAGTTCAAATGTGCTAATCTAGCATGCCAAACATCACAAGACTCAACAATATAAGCTaagttgatattattattattaatgttgaGTTTGTACATTCCATCACAAGAATACCATTTTCCAACAAATAATCCATTCTTTGAGATAATACAAGTATTACTCTCAAGCACAGTCTTAAGCCCATGCTTACACATACAACTAGCAGAAATAAGATTCTTCCTAACGGAAGGTACATGAAAGACATTATACAATGTGACTTTCTTTCCAGAAGTGAAGTTGATCTCAACAACTCCTTTCCCTGCTACTATGGCTGCATTATTATTCCCCATGAGAACCATTTGTCCTTCCGTTTCTTCTTTGtatgataagaaaaatttcttatcattACAAACATGAATTGTTGCACCCGAATCGAGCCACCAATCATAGGACTTAGTTTCAGCCATATTGGTTTCGGTAATCATGCCAATTTGCATTTCAGAAACCATAGCACAAATCTCTTCAGATTTGTTTTCAATGACATTAGCTTTATGGGAATtcacttcttcctttttcttcttgaatctGCAATCACTTTGGCGATGACCTTTCTTaacacaaaagaaacaatttccaGATAACTTTTGTGTGCTGgactttttgaatttcttgtcattcttgaccttaaaattctttgagaaTTTACTAGCTTCAACAACATTAACTTTAGTAGAATCATACTTATCCTTGGATTCGCGAGATCTAGTCTCTTCTTCAATTACCAAGTGTTTTTGCAATTCTTCTAAAGTTATGTTCTCTTTACTATGAAGAAGtttctttctataatcatTCTAACTTTGAGGCAATTTAGCAATAATAGCCCCAACTTGAAATGATTcagaaatttcaacttttaactCTCGAAGCTTAGCAACAATAATCTGTAACTCATGTATTTGATCAAGAATGAATTTTGTGTCTaccataataaattcaaaatatttagatacAAGGAATTTGTCAGTACCTTCTTTCTCCGTTTTGTATTTGTACTCAAGAGCATTCCAAATTTCAACCGGAGAAGTCATAGAATTGTAGAGATTGTATAACCTATCAGAAAGTGTATTGAGTATGTGACCCCGGcacatcaattcatcatcttcacgACGTTTCCTTGCAGCCTTAACAACTTCGGTATCATCTTCTCTTGGTTCTGGAAATGGTTCCAATTTCGGATCCACAACATATGCCACTTTAAGTACAGTAAGgagaaagaacaattttccCTTCCAACGAGTGAAATTAGTTCCATCAAAACGATCGAGATGGACACTAGAATTCATAAATGATATCAAACTCTTCTCAGCTTCCATTTGCacaaataaaaccttaaagatTGTTTGCAAACACGTCTCAAATCCTAATAAAACTTCTTTATTCTTTGCCTCcatattcttattattctttaaCATTAAAAGGGACGGATCtctgtattttaatttaagtgttCGTTCAGTTGTTacgttttaaaaatatatttttgttattaattatgttacatttttatctttatttttcttttatttttacaataataacctAACAACAATacttttaacattaattattttatttataaaaaatttaattagtagatgaaccaataaatatttattaacaaattcaCTAATAAGTATCAATATAacagaaataatattttctgcACCTTCAcaacaatcttactaataattatttataaataaattaatattggcTAActtaaagtaatatttaatattctttcaaTAATCTTACtgacaattatatataaaattttaatttaccaaatcaataaagtaaaataataacataaacatttacattagtttttattttttttaagattaatttgataaattaatattttttcagtAATATCTGAAAAATATTGCTGCAagagtattattataaaaagaaagaaaaattatgggTAGgaacataataattttaacagtAGAGGTTTTTTGaggtattatttaaaatataaagactaaatGACCTATTATGCTAAAATATAACGACTTAACATGCATTTAccccattaaaagaaaatgttttctaGCTACCATAAATTGCAACAGAAACACTAGATCTATCTTGAATCCTCCTGATTGAATTTACAGTGTGTGATACTAAGCAAATGGCAAATGGTTTTAGCAGCAATCGTCTTGCTTTTGAATCTCCGATGTGATATGTCTTCTCAATTGATTACTTACTTGAAAGTTGATTAAATATCTCtatataataatcataaaaatattttctgcaTATGTTATATATGGGATTGTCACAAAATAGTAGAAACGCATCAAATAACAAGATCAATTTTAGAGGTAATAGAATACTAGTATGAACAATCGTTTTATAATCTGAGAGACGTTGATACCAAACATTAATAAACTTGAAGCTGGACTGGGGGAAGGAAAATTATAGAAGCTAATATTAATCACCTCAAGTTTAAATGAATCTAACTAAGATTAAATGGGACAGTTTCCATTTCATCTGTCGCAAACAGTCCAAACTACTACCGGTACCTTAAATCAGAGATCATTAGCCTTTTTTCGAAACCAGAAGTAGAACAAGGATAACATATAGTAATGATATTGTGATCGGAATTCGGAAACTTCACCAAAAGGCAAGACTAAAAGCTCATATTCACTAAAGCTAATTTGTAAGAACTTGTAAGCATATTTAAGAATTTGCACATAAAGGATCAGAAAACTAGAAAGTTTCTTCTATTGACGCAAAAGCTAACCTTCCACAGTTGACTGAAGATACTTGCATTTGTTGTCTATAGTATTTGTTTCTATCATCTTGGGCCTGATAATTGAATTTCTGACAAAAATGCACTACTATTGTCATCAACTACTCCTGAAGAAGTACCCTCTTCACTGCTCCACTTAGAGAAACTTGAGTAAGCCCATGAATTAAACTGAGAAGGGGTTGGAGGCTAAGGTGCCGGACAGAGACCTTCAAGCATTTGGACAACTTTAGTCATCGGTGGTCTCAACTGCATCTCATTTTGTATGCACCACAATGCAACTTTAATTGCAGTAGCAATACTCTCATCATTTTCATCCAAATCTAGCCTCGGATCAAGGATTTCTCTTTGTTTACCTTCTTCTAGCATCTTGAAGGCATAGGAAGGAAATCGAGCTTTCTCTGAATCATCCCCTACAGAAAAACTCCTCCGGCCCCCGATGATCTCTAGCAAAACCATACCGTAGCTGTATACATCACTCTTCTCTGAAATAGGATTGTTTGTTATCCATTCTGGTGCAAGGTACCCCCGTGTACCCCTCAGTGTCGTGTATACAAGGCTTTCTTCACGGTTCATCAGCTTAGCCAAACCAAAATCTGAAACTTTGGCAGTGAAATTATCATCGAGAAGAACATTCTCAGGTTTTATGTCGCAATGAACAATCTTTACCTCACACTCCTCATGAAGATAAGCTAATCCCTTTGCCATGCCTAATGCAATATTAAATCTTGTATTCCAACTCAAAAACCGACTTTCCTCAGTACTATTGAAGATCCATTTATCCAAAGACCCGTTTCCCAAGTACTCATAAGCAAGAAGCCTGTGAGCTCCCTCTATGCAGAAGCCTTTGAGTTTGACCAGATGAACATGATGTACATTCCCAATTATTGTGACTTCAGCGCTAAATTCCTTCTTCCCTTGCCCAATGCTCTCCAGCTTTTTGACTGCCACTTGGATACCATCTGGCAGCATGCCTAGATACACTGAGCCGAACCCTCCTTGTCCAAGCTTTGTAGAGAAGTTTTTAGTTGCTTTACAAAGATCATCGTAACTGAAACGAGTAGGCA
This window contains:
- the LOC102623473 gene encoding uncharacterized protein LOC102623473, whose translation is MLLRSSSTPILHSWLPQYSKDSASSSSSNSSPEPELQVLQRTRSVSLSDDHHHHQSRKQKLLTTIYQRKEIRDSQMNKKGNIRALKPPPASHSHDHHQAKESSSRIQRLFSSSGLGEKLLKKDDDDEKEGCEVEDGGGSYVQTMVMGGGLGNNGGKICDGRGGGDAGGGGGGSGFSGSNNNYSNNNHGSSSTDAYYEKMIEANPGNALLLGNYARFLKEVRGDFAKAEELCGRAILANPSDGNILSLYADLIWQAHKDASRAESYFDQAVKSAPDDCYVLASYAKFLWDAGEDEEEEQDNEEGQHQTDHSHTSPPNFFHGASHHSPLTAAS